A window from Chloroflexota bacterium encodes these proteins:
- the cobO gene encoding cob(I)yrinic acid a,c-diamide adenosyltransferase — MAQERKESRGLVVVNTGDGKGKTTAALGLAVRAAGNGLRVLIIQFIKGRWKTGETKALEALAPGLQMVRMGMGFTIDRLRDSRIPMEEHEEAAARAFERAREVVLADEYDMIVLDELLGTIKAGLVSLEDVLALIRDKPARLHLVMTGRGAPPELIDAADLVTEMTLVKHPFLQGIKAQRGIEF; from the coding sequence GTCAACACGGGCGACGGCAAGGGCAAGACGACGGCCGCCCTCGGGCTGGCGGTCCGCGCGGCCGGCAACGGCCTGCGTGTCCTGATTATCCAGTTCATCAAGGGCCGTTGGAAGACCGGCGAGACGAAGGCACTCGAAGCGCTCGCGCCGGGTCTTCAGATGGTCCGTATGGGCATGGGCTTCACCATCGACCGCCTGCGCGACTCGCGTATCCCGATGGAGGAGCACGAAGAAGCCGCCGCCAGAGCGTTTGAACGCGCCCGCGAGGTGGTCCTCGCCGACGAATACGACATGATCGTCCTGGACGAGCTACTGGGCACGATCAAGGCCGGCCTCGTCAGCCTGGAGGACGTGCTGGCGCTGATCCGCGACAAGCCCGCCCGCCTGCACCTTGTCATGACCGGCCGGGGCGCACCGCCAGAGCTCATCGACGCTGCCGACCTCGTCACCGAGATGACGCTGGTCAAACACCCATTCCTGCAGGGCATCAAGGCCCAGCGGGGGATCGAGTTTTGA